A single window of Salvia splendens isolate huo1 chromosome 6, SspV2, whole genome shotgun sequence DNA harbors:
- the LOC121808920 gene encoding probable glutathione S-transferase — protein MAEKVILLNMLAGMFGTRARVALAAKGMQYEYREEDLRNKSPLLLQSNPIHKKILVLIHNDPYQRAQARFWADYINKKLYGPGRKIWTKSGEELEAAKKEFVEILKQLQSELGDKAFFGGERFGFLDVGLVTYSTWFHTYEKCGGFSIEEHCPKLIAWVKRCLEIDFVSGSLADPAKVYDFALVLRKVFGIDTS, from the exons atggCGGAGAAGGTGATTCTGCTGAATATGTTAGCTGGCATGTTCGGAACGAGGGCTCGGGTGGCTCTAGCTGCAAAAGGCATGCAATACGAGTACAGAGAGGAGGACTTGCGTAACAAAAGCCCgcttcttcttcaatcaaaccCCATCCACAAGAAAATCCTCGTTTTGATTCATAACG ATCCTTACCAGAGAGCCCAAGCTAGGTTTTGGGCTGATTACATCAACAAAAAG CTCTATGGTCCTGGAAGGAAGATCTGGACGAAGAGTGGGGAAGAGTTAGAAGCGGCGAAGAAGGAATTCGTAGAGATTCTGAAGCAGTTGCAATCGGAGCTGGGAGACAAGGCCTTCTTCGGTGGCGAGAGATTCGGGTTTTTGGACGTGGGGTTGGTCACGTATTCGACGTGGTTCCACACCTACGAAAAGTGCGGTGGTTTTAGCATTGAAGAGCACTGCCCCAAGCTCATTGCGTGGGTGAAGAGGTGTTTGGAGATAGACTTTGTGTCGGGATCCTTGGCCGATCCGGCCAAGGTTTACGACTTTGCTTTAGTACTAAGGAAGGTTTTCGGCATCGACACCTCCTAA